The window GATTACCTGCACCGTATAGGTAGAACAGGTAGAGCTGGAGCTAAAGGTTTTGCAATATCATTTGTTGCTGGAGCAGATATTATTCGTAAAAAAGCTATTGATAGATTAATAAACAAAGGTCAGTCTAGTAGAGAAGTTTTTAAATCTTCTTCAAAAAATGGAGGAAGTAGGAATGAAAAAAGATCATCTGATGCTTTCCAATCAATATCTAATAGAAAACAAGGAAGAAAAAGAAGCAATAAGCCTTTTGATTACAAAGCCGATGCCGGAAGTCCTTTTCCTAGGAAAAGAAAAAAATCAGGTCAAAAAAGAGCTGCTTAAATTATTTCCTTGAACAGTTAAAATAATTATTATACAATTCAGGAAATTAAATAATAATTTTATTTAAAGGTGGGCTTTGCCTGCCTTTTTTGTTGTAAGCATATTGAGTGCAAATGGAAGAAAAAATTAGACCATTAATAGAGTCAGTTATTGATGATCTTGGTCTTGATCTTGTAAAGGTAAGTTTTCAAGGCGGAAGCAGAAAAGTTCTTGAAATTCTCATTGATCGTAAAGACGGTAATAAAGTACAAGTTAAAGATTGCAGAGAAGTCAGTAAAAATGTTTCAGCTATTTTAGATGTTGAAGATATAATTAAAGATAAATATTTTCTTGAGGTAGCATCGGCCGGAGTAGAGCGACCATTAGTTAAGCTACAAGATTTTGAAAGGTTTTTAGGAAGAGAAATTAAATTAAAATTAAAAGAACCCCATAATGGTAAAATCGGTTTTAAGGGAAAACTGATAGAAGTAAAAGGAAAGGAAATAACAATAAAATCAAAAAATGTCCAATTGATTTTTGCTTATGATAACATAAAGGGAGCTAATCTGGTTTTAACTGATGAGGAATTTAGGCAATTATTAAAAGGGATAAAATAAATAATTATTAGTTATATTTAGTAAGGAGAATTATCGGAATGAGTAACGTAGGTAATGCAGAAATCCTGCAAATAGTTGAAGCAGTATCCAGGGAACGTGGAATACCAAGAGCAAATTTAATCGATGCTATGGAACAAGCTGTTCAAGTGGCAGGACGTAAAAAGTATGGTCATGAACATAATATCAAGGCCGAAATTAACCACAATACCGGTGAAATTATATTATATCGTGTTCGTAAGGTAGTAGAAAAAGTTGAAAACACATTTACAGAAATTTCCCTTTCTGATGCTATGTCTATCAAGCCTGACATTAAAATTGATGAAGAAGTTTTAGAAAAATTACCTCCAATTGATTTGGGTAGGGTTGCAGCTCAAACAGCGAAACAAGTAATAGTGCAAAAGGTCGGAGAAGCAGAACGTTTACGTCAATACGAAGATTATAAAGATCGTAAAGGTGATATTTTAAACGGGACGGTTAAAAGAATAGAATTTGGCAATATTATTGTTGATGTGGGAAGAGCGGAAGCAATACTTGGAAGAGATCAACAAATAAGGGGAGAAGTCTTTAAAATCAATGATAGGATCAAAGCGTTTGTTCTTGATGTCAGACCCGAAATGAAAGGTCCTCAGATCTTCCTGTCAAGAACGAACAATAAATTCCTTGAAAAATTATTTGAAATGGAAGTGCCTGAAATATACGACCATATTATTGAAATAAAAGCTATTGCCAGGGAACCTGGTTCTAAAGCAAAAATTGCAGTATTTGCTGCTGATGTTAGTGTTGATCCTGTTGGATCTTGTGTTGGGGTAAGGGGAAACAGAGTTCGCGCAATTACTAACGAATTAAACGGAGAGAAAATTGATGTAATACTATGGGATAAAAATATAGCTCAATTTGTAATTAATTCAATGACTCCGGCCCAAATTTCAAAAATTGTTTTTGATGAAGATAAAAGGAAAGTCGAGATAGTAGTGCCGGATGATCAACTCAGTCTTGCTATTGGCAGGCGCGGTCAAAATGTACGACTTGCATCTAAAATTACCGGTTGGGCAATTGATGTGATGACTGAAGAACAAGAATCAAAAAGACGGACCGAAGAATTTACTAATACTACAGAACTATTTATCAAAGGTCTTGATGTAGAAGAGGTTTTAGCTCAGCTACTATCAGCAGAAGGTTTTACGACTATAGATCAGATTGCCAGTACCGATAATGCAATTCTTGAATCCATACAAGGATTTGATCCAAAATTGGTAAAAGACCTAAAAAATCGTGCTATAAAATATATTGAAAACCAAAATGAAAAAATTATTACTAATCTCGAGCAGCTTGGAGTCGAGCAAGAGTTGGTAGATGCTCTTGACCTTGCTCCTGAATATATATTAAAATTAGCCGAGTATGGAGTAAAAACTATTGAAGATCTTGGGGAGATGTCAGTTGAAGAATTTAGAAATATTGTACCAGAAGATCATATAAACACAAAGGATATAGAGGAATTAATTAGTTTCGCTCAGGCACAAAATAAATAAGCTGTGAAAAATACTGCTGTGAAGCAAAATTTGGGCCATGGCAAGATAACTAAGTAGTTTATTTTACGCAAAAAATATAAAGCATTTAAATTTTAACATGACAGATAATAAAGATATAGAAGACAAAACAACAAAAAAGCTAACTCTTGGGGGGGCAAAACTGACCTTAGGGAAAACCGTTCATCCTAGAAATTTGTCTAGAACTATGGGTTCTTCGGGATCTACTGTCGTGGTAGAAGTTAAACGTGGTAAAGCAGTTTCTTCTGAGGTTAATATTAGGGACGATAGAGAAAATATTCCTACAGATCACTTACAAGTAACTAGAAGATTATCTGTACTTCAAAAAGCGCGTGAAGAGGATAAACTTGATGATAGCAAAATTAGTACGCTTTCAAAGATTGTTGAAATGAATCAGTCTATGCAAGTGGAAAAGGAATCGGATAATCTATCCGCATCGGAACACATTACATCTTTAGGTCTTGAACCTAATACTAGTAGAGCTGATAAAAATGATTTAGAATTAAAAGCTAATAAGCAAAAGCTTCTTCAAGAAGAGGAAGAGTTCGAAAGGAAAAAATTAGAAGATGCTAAAGCTCTAATAAAACAGAAAGCTATCGAACCTAAAAAAATTAAGAAATCTGATATCTTCAATATGCTAAGTGAAGATTCCGGTGATATTCCAGCTAAAACAAGAAGTTTAGCCTCTATACAACGTGCTAAAGCAAAACAAAGGCGCAAGAGTGATAACTTAGATGGTAAAAAACAGGATAAAGTTTACAGAGAAGTGGTTATACCAGAAGTTATTACTGTATCTGAATTATCCAACAGAATGACGGAAAGGGTCACCGACGTTATACGTGAGTTAATGAAATTAGGCGTTATGGCAACAGCGAATCAGTCAATTGATGCCGATACTGCTGACCTTGTTGTTACTAGTTTTGGTCACTCTGTTAAGAGAGTACAAGAGTCAGACGTAGAAAATATTCTTAATACTGAAGAAGACAAACCTGAATATCTAAAGCCAAGAGCTCCTATAGTTACAGTAATGGGACACGTCGATCATGGTAAAACATCACTTTTAGACGCTTTAAAATCCACTGATGTAGCAGCGGGTGAAGCAGGCGGTATAACCCAGCACATAGGGGCTTATAGCGTCAAAATGTCTGATAATAGGATGATTACTTTTATTGACACCCCGGGTCATGAAGCTTTTACTGAAATGCGAACAAGAGGAGCAAAAGTTACTGATATTGTAGTGTTAGTAGTTGCAGCTGATGATGGAATTAAAACTCAAACAATTGAGGCAATAAGCCATGCGAAAGCTGCCGGTGTTCCTATAATAGTAGCAATTAATAAGATTGATAAACCAGAAGCAAATATTGAAAAAGTTAAAAATGAGTTACTGCAGCATGAGTTAGTCCCCGAGGATCTTGGTGGTGATGTAGTAGTAGTGCCAGTATCTGCTAAAGAAAAAAAGAACCTTGACAAGCTTGAGGAAGCGATTTTACTGGTTGCAGAAATGGAGGATCTGAAAGCAAATCCTAATACTATAGCTTCTGGTGTAGTAATTGAGTCAAAAATAGATAAAGGGCAAGGGGTAATTGCAAGTATTTTAGTTCAACGTGGTACTTTAAAAAACGGCGATCTGTTAGTGGCGGGAACAACTTACGGTCGTATTAAGAAAATGAATAATGACAAAGGCAGACCTGTTTTAGAGGCTCTTCCCTCCTATGTAGTTGAAATTTTTGGCCTAAATGTTGCTCCCTTAGCCGGAGATTTATTTAATGTTGTGATGACAGAAAAACAGGCTAGAGATATTACAGAATATAGGATGCGAAAGTTAAAAGAAAATAAGGTTACTGCCTCAAAAACTAGTTTAGAAGATTTGTTCCAAAAAGCCTCCGGCGAGGGTAAGATCAAAGAACTGCCAATAATTATTAAAGGCGATGTACATGGTTCAATTGAAGCCATAATTGGCAGCTTAAATAAAATTGTTAGTGACGAAGTAAAATTAAAAATCATTCACCAAGGAGTCGGAGCTATTACTGAGTCTGATGTTACACTTTCTAAAGCAACTGGAGCGATAATTCTTGGGTTTAATGTTAGATCAAATACGGCAGCGCGGGCTGATGCTGAAAAAAACAAAGTTGATATTAGATATTATTCAATAATATATAATTTAATTGATGATATCAAAGCTATCATGAGCGGCATGCTATCGCCTGTAATTCGTGAAATTTATATTGGTTCTGTTGAGATACGTGAAGTGTTTAATGTCTCTAAAGTAGGTAAAGTTGCTGGCAGTTATGTAACTAAAGGTATTATAAAAAGAGGTGCAGGTGTTAGGTTGCTTCGTAATGATATAGTTATCCACGAAGGCAAACTTAAAACCTTGAAGCGTTTTAAAGAAGATGTAAAAGAGGTGCAGGAAGGTTTTGAATGCGGTATCGCCTTTGAAAAATATGATGACATTAAGGTTGGTGATTTGGTAGAGGTATTTGAAATTGTTGAAGAGCAAAAGCAACTTTAAGCTTAAAGATCGGGAAAAATACCAGTCACAACGGCAGCTAAAAGTCTCTCAGTTAATTGGGGCTGCTGTGATTGACTGTCTTATGAAAGGGAAGAGGGTAGATATAAGGCTTATTCCTATGCCTTTGACTATTACCAAGGTTAATATCTCTGCCGATTTAAAAGTTGCTAATTGTTATTTTTTACCCTTTAATACAAACTTATCAAGAGATGAGATTCTAGAAGCGTTAGAGGAATCAAAATATATTATTAGGCAATACGTAACAAAAGGAATAAATTTAAAATATTCTCCTGAAATTAGATTCCACTATGATCAGGCTTTTGAAAATGCTGCTAAAATTGATCTGTTACTTAATAAGTTATAAATATTACATTCTAAAGAGCTTTAGGTAATGCCTCTGTTTTGCAGCTAAGCATATTAAAAGGCAAGTAGGTTTTTTGTGATCGGTTCATGTTAAATAGGAAATACTCTTTACACGTTAAATAATAGTCTTCCTTCATCCAATTTCAATTAAAAACTATTGCCAAGAAGATGAAGCTCTAAGCGCCTTATCTGATTTTGATCTGAAGTGGGAAAAAAAGTACCCCCACATAGCAAAATCCTAGCGGAATAATTGGGAAAATCTGGTAGTTTTTTTACAGTACCCTGAGGTTATTAGGCGGATAATTTATACAACTAATGCGATAGGTACGCCAGGAGAGGCCTGGTTTAACAAGAAGGTGGAATTCCTTTCCAGAGAAGGCCTAACTAACCGACCGGAACTGAGTTTTGCGCCGAAGGTAGCAATGCTTAGGTGAAGCGTAAACAAGGTGAATATAGGCCGAAACGAAAGTGAACTACAAGAGAGTCTCGAGAACTTCGATGATCCCAGAAGCTGACACTGTCTATGATGTGGAAAGCAACAGGATGCTATGCTATATAGTGAGTATAGTATCTTCTGGCGGGGTATGCGTAGTCGGCATGTATGAAATTGTTAAGCCGAGGAATCTAGGAAATCCCAGCCGCTCCTATAATTTATAATTTAGGTAGTTATATGCAAAGTACAGCAAGCAGTAACAAAGGTAGCTGGGAAGTCAGATGCGCTCATAGTACTGAGGAAGTGAGGTAATGCTCATGGAGGGAAGGGACGCGACAAGAGAAAGATGCTAATGGGCAGAAAGAGGGATCACCGAATCCCAAGGCTTTCCAAATGAAACTATCATCTTTAGAAAGCAGAGGGAAACAAATCAGCGATGCACCGCTCAAGACTTTGTACTTGACAATAGATACATTACGCTTTGCGTAAATATATTCCAATTTTTGCACTATACCAATGCTGCCAGCCGGTTTAGTATAATTAAAATCAGGAAAATTATTTTTTAATATGAGCTCTGGATCTAAAACCAGGAACTCCATTAAATTCCTCGATTCTACGTGGCCAGTATTTAATAGTTGTAGTCTTTCTGGAGGAATTTTTTTCATTGCGCTGCTTTACTTTCCCAGTCGAGCAATTTTTTCTTTATTTCCTGCCCCCAGCGATATTTATTAATTTCTCCTGATTTCCTAATTACTCTATGGCAAGGAATTAAATAGGAAATATTATTTCTAGCTACTGCTGAGGCAACAGCCCTGGTAGAATTCTTATTACCGATGCGCTTTGCGAGTTCCTCATAGCAAATGGCCGTGCCAAAATCTATTTCAGTTAGGGCGTGCCAGATTTTTTCTTGGAATTCTGTCCCCTTTATTAGTAAATGAATTTGAGTTTTATCTTTCTTATCAAAAATTTTGGAAATTAGCTTTACTGCTTCTTTATTACTTTCTTTAAAGCAAGTATCAGGTAGAAGTTTCTTTAAAGCAGAATTAGCCGTAATTAAATTGGTGGTATCTTCCGTAAATGCTAAAAAGCAGATTAATACCCTAGAATTATCGGAAATAGTCCAAGCAATAAAACATTTACCTACAGGGCTGTTGCAATTAGTGCCCACAAAAACTTCAGAAAAATTTTCACTCTTCCCTAAGATAAGCACTAAATTTGGTTCTCGCTCCTTCAATGATAAGTTTGCTAACATCACTAATATCTTTTTCAGTTAGTGTTTTATTATCGTCCTGTATTGTTACCGAAATTGCAATGGATTTTTTACCTTTCTCTATTTTTTCCCCGCTATAGATATCGAACAAATTAACGTTCCTGATTAAATTTTTATCCGTATTTTTAATAAAGCTCATGATTTCTCCGATCTTTTGCGATTCATCAATAATAAAAGCATAATCCCTAGTTACTGGTTGATAATCGGAAATCTTTAATTCGGGTCTTTTACCAAATTTTTCCTTAGTAATTGGCAATTGTGCCAATTCAAGTTCAAAGGCCATTACATCATATTCAATATCAAATATCTTTAATATGGATGGGTGAAGCTGCCCAAAATAAGCCAGAATGTTTTTACCAAGAGCGACAGTACCTGAACGCGTTGGATGGTAATAATCTGGTGCTTCGCTTTTAATCTGGCACTTATCTAGGTCAAGCCCAAAGTAAGCAAAAATAGCTTCCAGATCTGACTTTAGATCAAAAATATTGACGTTTTGAAGGGGGGTATGGCAGTTTTTTGGTAAATTAGAGCCGATCCTGATAGCAGCTACAGATTGAATAGGGTTAATATTCTCTGCCTCACGAAAAATTGGTCCTAATTCAAATAAACTTAAATCTTTATAAGATCGATTAATATTATTGCAGGCAATTTTTAGCAAATTAGGCAATATTGACGGTCTCATGTAATCAAGCTCTGCACTAATAGGGTTTTGTATTATTAATTCTTCTTTTATTCCAGAGAATAATTTAGCCTTTTTACTGTCCATGAAAGACCAACTTACTACTTCAGTATAACCACTACTTGCAAGCAACCTTTTTATATCCATTAACCTTTTTTGCTGGCGGTTAATGATTTTTTGCACATTACTACCTGGAAGGGGGGTAACAGGGATTTTATCATAACCGTATATCCTAGCAATTTCTTCTACTATATCTTCTTTAATCGAGACGTCATAACGCCAAGAGGGAATAGTAATTTGGATTGTTTCTTCTTCATTTTTACAGTTAAATCCAAGCTTTTCCAAAATAGATATAATTTCTTCTCTGCTTAAATGGAAGCCAGTTCTGGAAACAAAAAAATCAATAGGAAAATCAATGGTTCTAACTGGTACTTTATCACTACCTGCCATTTTAAGAGCAGAAATTTCGCCTCTGCAAATTGCTAATATTAAATGTGCAGCGTAATTTAAAGCTTTTAAAGTAAACTCTTTGTCTACATGTCTCTCGAAACGATAGCGCGAATCTGTATCAATCATCAATTTTCTACCGGTGCGAGCAATATATTTGCTATTAAAACAAGCAGCTTCAAGCAAAATTCTAGTAGTATTTTGATTACAAGCACTATTCTTACTGCCAATTATTCCAGCAAGGCAGTGTATTTCATGCTCATCTTTTATTACTATATCGTCATTACTTAGTTCGTATTCTTTATCATTCAAAGCAACAATTTTTTCGTGGGATTTCAAACTCTCGACTGTCAAATTTCCTTTTATTTTATCCGCATCATAAGCATGCATCGGTTGGCCGAAAGAATATGCTATATAATTTGTAACATCAACTATAGCGGAAATAGACCCCACCCCAATATTTTCAAGATGTTCTCTTAACCATTTTGGGCTTTCTATATTTTGAAGATTTTTAAGTTCGTAAATTGCAAATAGTGGGCAGGCTTCCTGATTTAAAATATGAACTCCAGCATTTGAGGAAAAACTTCCTTTGTTTTCTGGAATTTCCAACTTCTTTAAAACGCCTACCCCAGCAGCAGCCAAGTCTCGTGCGATACCGTAAACTCCAAGGCTATCAGCTCTATTTGGCGTTACATTAATATGGATTACTGGATCATCAAGGCCAAAATACTTTGCAATTTTGTCTCCTACCTGTGCATCTTCTGGGAGTTCTATTATCCCAGAGGAATCACCTTTTATGTTTAGTTCTTCTCTTGAACATAACATGCCAGAACTATCTACACCACGGATCTTTGATTGCTTTATCTTAAAATTACCGTTTGGAATAGTTGTGCCGATTTTTGCAAGGACCACTTTAATTTCGCTTCTAGCATTAGAAGCCCCGCATACTATGCTAAGAATATCTGAGGCAGTTTTAACTTTACACACCTTTAACTTATCTGCATCTGGATGGGGAGTAGTTTCTAAAATTTGTGCTACTTCAAACTTTTCAAGTTCTGACTTCCTATCAATAATTTCTTCTACTTCTAAACCAAGCATGGTTAAGCTCTTGGTTAGCTCTTCGATAGTTGCCTTAGTGTCAAGAAAGGTTTTAAGCCACGATAAGGTAAATTTCATTTGGTTAAACCTCCTGCAAGTGTTGGAATATCAAGTGCTGCAAAATTATAATGGTTAAACCACCTAATATCTCCTTCAAAAAACTGCCTTAAATCTTTTATACCGTATTTTAGCATTGCAAAACGGTCGAGTCCCAGACCAAAAGCAAAACCTTGATATTCTTTTGGGTTAATGCCAACATTTTCTAAAACTTTTGGATGTACCATTCCGCAACCGAGTACTTCAAGCCATTTATTATTCTTATCCATTCTGATATCAACCTCAGCGGAGGGTTCGGTAAAAGGAAAAAAACTTGGCCTAAATTGAACTTCAATATCGGCATTTTCAAAAAAACTTCTAATAAAATCGATAATTACATATTTTAAGTGACCCATGTGAATGTTTTTATCTATCACTAATCCTTCGATTTGATGAAACATTGGTGTGTGGGTCATATCCCAATCTGCCCGATAAACTCTGCCAGGAGCTATAAAACGAAAGGGAGGTTTGCCACTGTGCATCGTTCTTATCTGAATAGGAGAGGTTTGGGTTCTAAGAAGTTTTGTTTTATCAGATGTTTTTTTTAAATAAAAAGTATCGTGCATTTGCCTGGCGGGATGATCTTCATCGATGTTTAGAGCAGTAAAATTATACCAATCATCTTCTATGTCTGGACCGTCTTTGACCTCGAATCCATATTGAGAAAATACTTGAATCAATTCTTCAAGGCACTGGGTAATAGGGTGAATGCTTCCTTTTTTAATAGGTTTTGCTGGAATTGTAAGGTCTATTCTTTCTTTTTCGAACCTTATATTTAATTCTTTTTCCTCTAGAATCCTGCTTCTTTTATCTAGCAATTCTTGAATCTGCTCTTTGGTTTTATTAATTTTTTGTCCCAGCGCTTTTCTATCATCCGCAGCTAATTGTCCTAATTTTTTCATTTCTTCGGTTATAAAACCGGATTTACCAAGATATAGAACTTTGATTTGCTGTAAATTATCTGAATTTTCAGCACGTTCTATGGCTTTTTTTGCAGAAATTACTATTTCTTCCAGCATCTTAAAATACTCAAAATATTGAATTGCTAACAAGAATAAAGCATTTTAGCTAAAATTACAAGATACGGCTCTTTGATATTTAATAGCAGTTATCTGAACTTAAAGGTACGAATAAAATCTTCTTGAACAGAGTTATAAGGTAATGTATATTACAGCGGTGTTGGTAGAAATACTGGCCTCGGATAGAGCTGCCCATTAGTGGAATTATGCTATCTTAAACTTTTAAGAATTCACACGTATCATGAATGCTTTGTTAGTCCAAAATTATTTGGGGTCTATAGCTGATACGGAGGTTTAAACTAACAATATTGGAGATAAAATATAATGTCTAACTTACCTAAAGTAAGCGTTAGCGATTTGCTAGATGCTGGTATACATTTTGGTCATAAAGCTTCCCGCTGGAATCCTAAAATGGAGCCGTATATTTACGGAATAAAAGATAACGTGCATATAATTGATTTACAACAAACTGTACCTTTACTACAAATCGCTTTAAAGAAAATTTATGAAACAGTAAAAAATAATGGTAAGGTACTATTTGTAAGTAGTAAAGTGCAAGCTACGGAACTAATAGCTGAGTATGCCCAGAAATGTGATCAATATTATATTAATCACAGATGGCTTGGTGGAATTTTAACTAATTGGAGTACCATTTCAAGGTCAATAAAAAAACTAGATAGCATTGAAAAAACTCTTGGTAATACGGAAGAGCTGGTCAACTATACAAAAAAGGAGCTTTTAGACTTAACACGTAAAAAAGAAAAGTTGGTTAGGTCATTTTTTGGTATCAGAAATATTGGCGGCCGTCCTGATCTGGTTGTAATTATTGATACAAATAAAGAGCATTTAGCTATAAAAGAAGCTGTAAAATTAAATATTCCGATAGTTGCAGTAGTAGATAGCAATTCCGACCCTGATAATATCGATTTCCCAATACCCGGTAATGATGATGCCATAAGGTCAATCAGGCTATATTGCAGTTTATTTGCTGATGCTGCATTAGCTGGAATACAGGATTCTCTCAAGAATTCTGGAGTAGATGTGGGAGCTTCTCTTGCAGCAAAATCAGAGAAAGGTTTGGAAGGAGTTAAAAAAATTGAAAAAACTGCCAAGGTTTCTAAAGCAAAAGCTGCATCTAAAGATATTGTTGTAGAGGTAAAGGCTACAGAAGAAAGCAACTCAAATGAGTTGGAAAAACCTACCACCTCTGCAAAAAAAGCAGTAATAACTAAAACAGCAGTTGCAAAAACCACAAAAAGCAAAGCTACAGCGAGTGATTCGGTAGCACAATAATTTTAAATATTTTTCGAGAGGAATATAATGAGTGTATCAGCATCATTAGTAAAAGATTTGAGGGAAAAAACAGGTGCAGGAATGATGGACTGCAAAAAAGCCCTAGTCGAAACGTCAGGTGATTTCGAAGCAGCTGTTGATTGGCTTAGAACTAAGGGCTTAGCGGCTGCCGCAAAAAAAGCAGGCAGAGTAGCATCGGAAGGTTTAACCGCCCTAGAAGTAAATGGCAACATGGCCGCAGTCATAGAGGTTAATTCTGAAACAGACTTTGTTTCAAGAAATGAAACTTTTCAGAATTTAGTTAGAAAAATTGCTCAAAAAGCGATTAATTGTTCCACCATTGAACAATTAAAATCGACAATTATTGAAAACGGTAAAACTGTAGAAGACTTAATAATAGAGAATATCGCAACTATTGGTGAAAACCTTAGTTTGCGCCGCATGCAAACACTTAAAATAAAAGATGGTGTTATTGCTTCTTACGTACATAATGCTACAGCAGACGGTATGGGCAAAATTTCAGTGTTGGTA of the Candidatus Megaera polyxenophila genome contains:
- a CDS encoding ribosome maturation factor RimP; amino-acid sequence: MEEKIRPLIESVIDDLGLDLVKVSFQGGSRKVLEILIDRKDGNKVQVKDCREVSKNVSAILDVEDIIKDKYFLEVASAGVERPLVKLQDFERFLGREIKLKLKEPHNGKIGFKGKLIEVKGKEITIKSKNVQLIFAYDNIKGANLVLTDEEFRQLLKGIK
- a CDS encoding phenylalanine--tRNA ligase subunit alpha; amino-acid sequence: MLEEIVISAKKAIERAENSDNLQQIKVLYLGKSGFITEEMKKLGQLAADDRKALGQKINKTKEQIQELLDKRSRILEEKELNIRFEKERIDLTIPAKPIKKGSIHPITQCLEELIQVFSQYGFEVKDGPDIEDDWYNFTALNIDEDHPARQMHDTFYLKKTSDKTKLLRTQTSPIQIRTMHSGKPPFRFIAPGRVYRADWDMTHTPMFHQIEGLVIDKNIHMGHLKYVIIDFIRSFFENADIEVQFRPSFFPFTEPSAEVDIRMDKNNKWLEVLGCGMVHPKVLENVGINPKEYQGFAFGLGLDRFAMLKYGIKDLRQFFEGDIRWFNHYNFAALDIPTLAGGLTK
- a CDS encoding hypothetical protein (transcription termination factor NusA); the protein is MSNVGNAEILQIVEAVSRERGIPRANLIDAMEQAVQVAGRKKYGHEHNIKAEINHNTGEIILYRVRKVVEKVENTFTEISLSDAMSIKPDIKIDEEVLEKLPPIDLGRVAAQTAKQVIVQKVGEAERLRQYEDYKDRKGDILNGTVKRIEFGNIIVDVGRAEAILGRDQQIRGEVFKINDRIKAFVLDVRPEMKGPQIFLSRTNNKFLEKLFEMEVPEIYDHIIEIKAIAREPGSKAKIAVFAADVSVDPVGSCVGVRGNRVRAITNELNGEKIDVILWDKNIAQFVINSMTPAQISKIVFDEDKRKVEIVVPDDQLSLAIGRRGQNVRLASKITGWAIDVMTEEQESKRRTEEFTNTTELFIKGLDVEEVLAQLLSAEGFTTIDQIASTDNAILESIQGFDPKLVKDLKNRAIKYIENQNEKIITNLEQLGVEQELVDALDLAPEYILKLAEYGVKTIEDLGEMSVEEFRNIVPEDHINTKDIEELISFAQAQNK
- a CDS encoding translation initiation factor IF-2; amino-acid sequence: MTDNKDIEDKTTKKLTLGGAKLTLGKTVHPRNLSRTMGSSGSTVVVEVKRGKAVSSEVNIRDDRENIPTDHLQVTRRLSVLQKAREEDKLDDSKISTLSKIVEMNQSMQVEKESDNLSASEHITSLGLEPNTSRADKNDLELKANKQKLLQEEEEFERKKLEDAKALIKQKAIEPKKIKKSDIFNMLSEDSGDIPAKTRSLASIQRAKAKQRRKSDNLDGKKQDKVYREVVIPEVITVSELSNRMTERVTDVIRELMKLGVMATANQSIDADTADLVVTSFGHSVKRVQESDVENILNTEEDKPEYLKPRAPIVTVMGHVDHGKTSLLDALKSTDVAAGEAGGITQHIGAYSVKMSDNRMITFIDTPGHEAFTEMRTRGAKVTDIVVLVVAADDGIKTQTIEAISHAKAAGVPIIVAINKIDKPEANIEKVKNELLQHELVPEDLGGDVVVVPVSAKEKKNLDKLEEAILLVAEMEDLKANPNTIASGVVIESKIDKGQGVIASILVQRGTLKNGDLLVAGTTYGRIKKMNNDKGRPVLEALPSYVVEIFGLNVAPLAGDLFNVVMTEKQARDITEYRMRKLKENKVTASKTSLEDLFQKASGEGKIKELPIIIKGDVHGSIEAIIGSLNKIVSDEVKLKIIHQGVGAITESDVTLSKATGAIILGFNVRSNTAARADAEKNKVDIRYYSIIYNLIDDIKAIMSGMLSPVIREIYIGSVEIREVFNVSKVGKVAGSYVTKGIIKRGAGVRLLRNDIVIHEGKLKTLKRFKEDVKEVQEGFECGIAFEKYDDIKVGDLVEVFEIVEEQKQL
- a CDS encoding ribosome-binding factor A; protein product: MLKSKSNFKLKDREKYQSQRQLKVSQLIGAAVIDCLMKGKRVDIRLIPMPLTITKVNISADLKVANCYFLPFNTNLSRDEILEALEESKYIIRQYVTKGINLKYSPEIRFHYDQAFENAAKIDLLLNKL
- a CDS encoding phenylalanyl-tRNA synthetase subunit beta; this encodes MKFTLSWLKTFLDTKATIEELTKSLTMLGLEVEEIIDRKSELEKFEVAQILETTPHPDADKLKVCKVKTASDILSIVCGASNARSEIKVVLAKIGTTIPNGNFKIKQSKIRGVDSSGMLCSREELNIKGDSSGIIELPEDAQVGDKIAKYFGLDDPVIHINVTPNRADSLGVYGIARDLAAAGVGVLKKLEIPENKGSFSSNAGVHILNQEACPLFAIYELKNLQNIESPKWLREHLENIGVGSISAIVDVTNYIAYSFGQPMHAYDADKIKGNLTVESLKSHEKIVALNDKEYELSNDDIVIKDEHEIHCLAGIIGSKNSACNQNTTRILLEAACFNSKYIARTGRKLMIDTDSRYRFERHVDKEFTLKALNYAAHLILAICRGEISALKMAGSDKVPVRTIDFPIDFFVSRTGFHLSREEIISILEKLGFNCKNEEETIQITIPSWRYDVSIKEDIVEEIARIYGYDKIPVTPLPGSNVQKIINRQQKRLMDIKRLLASSGYTEVVSWSFMDSKKAKLFSGIKEELIIQNPISAELDYMRPSILPNLLKIACNNINRSYKDLSLFELGPIFREAENINPIQSVAAIRIGSNLPKNCHTPLQNVNIFDLKSDLEAIFAYFGLDLDKCQIKSEAPDYYHPTRSGTVALGKNILAYFGQLHPSILKIFDIEYDVMAFELELAQLPITKEKFGKRPELKISDYQPVTRDYAFIIDESQKIGEIMSFIKNTDKNLIRNVNLFDIYSGEKIEKGKKSIAISVTIQDDNKTLTEKDISDVSKLIIEGARTKFSAYLREE
- a CDS encoding 30S ribosomal protein S2, yielding MSNLPKVSVSDLLDAGIHFGHKASRWNPKMEPYIYGIKDNVHIIDLQQTVPLLQIALKKIYETVKNNGKVLFVSSKVQATELIAEYAQKCDQYYINHRWLGGILTNWSTISRSIKKLDSIEKTLGNTEELVNYTKKELLDLTRKKEKLVRSFFGIRNIGGRPDLVVIIDTNKEHLAIKEAVKLNIPIVAVVDSNSDPDNIDFPIPGNDDAIRSIRLYCSLFADAALAGIQDSLKNSGVDVGASLAAKSEKGLEGVKKIEKTAKVSKAKAASKDIVVEVKATEESNSNELEKPTTSAKKAVITKTAVAKTTKSKATASDSVAQ
- a CDS encoding methylated-DNA/protein-cysteinemethyltransferase, with amino-acid sequence MLILGKSENFSEVFVGTNCNSPVGKCFIAWTISDNSRVLICFLAFTEDTTNLITANSALKKLLPDTCFKESNKEAVKLISKIFDKKDKTQIHLLIKGTEFQEKIWHALTEIDFGTAICYEELAKRIGNKNSTRAVASAVARNNISYLIPCHRVIRKSGEINKYRWGQEIKKKLLDWESKAAQ